The sequence ATGTTGTGATGACTCAGTATGGATACCCGTTCACTCAAGATCTTGAAACCATTTGCGGAAGAAGTGTAGCTGATGCTGCGTATTGGCTGCTAACTGAAATCATAGCATCCAGGAGCGTATGCAAATGATTCGTGCTTTGTTTTTCGATTTTGACGGGGTTATCATGGATTCCATGGAGCAGAAATGTGATTCCTATTGTTATGCACTGGAATGCTATGCCTTTTCGCGCGACGATGTTAATGCCCTGCAGCACAAGTTTGCGGGATTGCCTCGCACCAAAGTTCTTCCGTTAATTGTTCATGAACTCACCGGAGAAATGATCAGTGGACAAGCTGTGCACGAGATGCTGATACGCTTTGCAGAACATGATGAGGCCGCGCGTCCTCTTATGCGGCCCATTCCGGGGTCATTGTCTTTTCTCCAGAAAATCCATGCACAGTACTATACCGCCATTGTTACTGGAACCCCGCAAGCGGTTATAGAGAAAACGGTACGGCATCACCATCTCACGCCTTATTTTGACGATGTCTATGGTGGGCCGCAATCCAAAGTTGAGATTGTTGAATCACTGCTCGCAAAGCATCAGCTTTCCAGAGATGAGAGTCTGTTTATTGGAGATGGGGAAACAGATCAGGATGCGGCTGAAGTATGCGGTATACCGTTTGTTGGCTTTTCGGGGGACTACTCGTCATTTAGTCCGCAGACAGCATCTCTTGTGGTTCATTCGTTATTGGAGTTGACGCCATATATAACCCATGCGGATGCAGAGGGGAAATGAGCGACCATTTGACTGATTATCAGGCAAGTTGTTTGGATGCGATTCTGAGTCATTCGAACTCCAAAAGGGCGGTTGTTGTCGATTTTGACTATACGTTGATTTTAGCTAATTCAACGGATGAGTTTATTCGTGCAGCACGTCCCGGATGGTTGTGCTGTTTGATTTGCTGGTTATCGGATACCTATTTAAGATGCACTGATATTACGCATTATAGTGTTTGTAGAGATTATATGCGCGTGAAATGGCTGCTGTGTCTTATGCCATGGTTGCTGTCCCGATGGAAAAAGACAGTAGTGCCTGCCATGGTTCCGCAATGGACGAATATGGCTCTATGCGATGCGTTGCGTCCGGGCATGGCTTACCACATGGTGGTTAGTAACGGTTTTAGTGAGGTGATCGGTCCGATCCTCAATGAAATGGGGATTGTAAGTCCGTTGATTGCCTCGTCGATCAATAAAAAGCATAACATACGACAAGGTGGTAAGCTTCAAGCGATTGCGACGGAGATGCCCGATTTTAATTTGGGTGAGGCACTGGCAGTTACCGACTCCGAAGATGATCGCGCACTGCTGGATGCAGTGGCGTCGGGGTGGCTGGTTCAATGGGTGAAACCTCAACCGTATCGGCTGGAGGACAAATACCTGCCGGGGCATTATATTCAACATTGCCGTTATGCGGGGAAAAACTATTTAAAAGGGCAGGTTGCGTTGGAGGATCTCCCTCTCGTTGTTGTTGCATTTTTATCCCTTACGAATCCGGTCGTTTCCGTTGCGGCGTGCTTTTTGTATCTTTCGCTACTGATTGTGTACGAGATGGGGTACATCGAAAACGACCGATGTGCTTATTACAGAGCAGATGATACAACACGGCCTGCCCTTTTTCATCAGTTTCAAAAGTGTCCCTACGGGTGGGGCTGGATATGGAGTTTGGTCACTGGTTTTCTGGGGTTGATGATCCTTCAGGACGGGACGTTGCCGGAATCCTTCGTCGGGTGGTCAGGTATACTGCTTTTGCTTAGAGGTGTTTTCTGGATACACAATCACATGGTTCCCAGGGAAAGATATTTTACGTATCTTTCTTTATCGTTGCTGCGTTATGGTTCGCTATTTTTCGTGATCCCGGCTGCTGTGCCGGGAATTATACTCATGCTTTCGCAGGTCTTGTGCCAAAGTGCCAATTATATGATTTATCGTTCGGGAGGTTCCGTTACCCGCTATCGGCGTCAGTCGTTTCGACTAATGGCTTTTTGTTTATTGAGTTGTGTTACATATATGGCGGCATGGTCGCGATTCAATTTGGCTACAGGGATTCAGACAATTCTAGGTGCAATGGTTTGTTGTGCACTGATTGCTCTAAAGGAACCGAGGACGGTTGCGAGTCTTTTGCAGTGGATACGTAGCAAATCTTTTCCAGCAGCTATTTCGATCGGGGCGTATAAGCCTGTAACCCCGATGATTGATATTGGGTGTATATTTCGGACGGAAGAAGAATGTGTTAAACGAGTGACTGGTGTTGATGGACTATATACCCGGGTCGTAATTTGGGGGGCGGGTCGCAATGGCAGGGCATTGTTCGCGTTGCTAAGATCCAATTCATTATTTAGCGTAGCATATTTTGTAGATAGCGGACTTGCTGGATCAGTAATCGACGGATTGGAGGTGTTTGAGGGAGTGACAACGTGGGAGAACATTGATTGTGTATTTATAGCGATGAACGCTGCAGAAGAGATTGTAACCAATATCGGGAACAAATGTAATGCGGCAGGTGTTCAATGGATTCAGGTAATAAATGCCAACGTATAATGAGCAAAAATTATCAGAAATAGACACTGGATCGATTATGCCGAAAACGAAGTGTGATGGAGAGAAGTCTCCAGTGGTCATTATTTCTAATCTTGCCCCAGTGAATGAGATGGAAGGCCGCTTTTTTAGCGAGTTGGTTTCTGCTTTTCGGGCACATGGATGTGATCCTTATGTTTGGTCAATCCCGAATAAAGCATATACTGATTGCTTGATTCCCTTATCTTGGACCATTTCTAAATGGCCAGTACCAAAACGTACTTACACAGCACAGGAGATGGATAAGGCGTATTCGCTCATTGATGTTTCGAAATGGCGTGTTCGTCTGGGCAAATTAGTGAAGCAGTATTGCGATGTGTCTGCAGAAGTTGACCGCCTTCTGGGGATTGTTGTGCGTAATTCGTGGGATTTACTCACAACGTATCGTCCGTCACTTTTTTTGAGTTGGAATACGCTCTGTCCTCATACCGGGATATTATACGATATGTGCCAGAAAGTAGGAATTCCTTCATTTTTAATTGAACGCGCCTTCTTTCCAAATACATGGTTTATTGAGTCGGGTGGTTTGCTGGGGCATTCGATTCTTGTGGATAAGGCGCTTGGGGAGTTGATTCCTCGCCGCGAGATGGAGATGCGGTCAACTCAGGGAGCAGCAATTCTGCAGAATATGCAGACCAAATCCTACGTAAAATATGCTCAACAGCTCTCACCGAAGTTTGATCAACTTGTGAGGCATCCGCTTGCGACCCGTCCTAAATTCGTTTTTTTTCCGCCAGATGATGGAACCATCGGCTTTTTTCCGCCAGATCATGATGATCGACGCAAAACGTTGCCAGGGTTCCAGAATAGCTTTGATGCGGCACGATGTCTGGCGGCGGAGTATGATGGGCTGGTTGTTTTCAAACCGCATCCTTCTTTTATCGGTTGGGAATTTGATACTGGCGGGATTGATAATCTGATTGTACTTGATCACGATTTCCGAGAGTTAATTGACTGGGCTGATATTGTGGCGAGTACAGGTAGCGGTTTGACGTTTTTGGCAATGAATGCCGGGAAACCGGTATTATCAATGGCTCGTGATTTGCTGCATAACAAAGGCATTGTGTATGAGGCTCTGAAACGAAGTGATATTATTTCAGCTGTTTGTCAGGCTGTGGCAGATGACCAACGCGAGGAGCATCGGCGCAATTATCAGGCATTTGTTTCGTATTTGTATACGGATTATCTGGTTTCTATCGACGGCCCTGACAATGTTGCCTTGAATACCCCTTGTCGCATTGTCGAAGCATTGCTTCAAGATATCCCATAATTGCAATGTTCACGCTTGAACGAAAATCGTGGATGATTAACTGAGGATAACATGGATTATGAATGAACCCCCTGTTTATATTACCGGAGACATAACGAATGCATGTAACAGTCGTTGCGCTATATGCTATCTCACGTATTTGAAAGAGCGCCCTCGGCCTGATTTCATGTCAGCTGAACATTTGGATGTAATTTGTAAGAAACTTGCTCCATACAAAGGGGCGTTATCTTTATCCTGTTGTTTTGAGCCGTTACTTCATCCA comes from Spartobacteria bacterium and encodes:
- a CDS encoding HAD family hydrolase, with translation MQMIRALFFDFDGVIMDSMEQKCDSYCYALECYAFSRDDVNALQHKFAGLPRTKVLPLIVHELTGEMISGQAVHEMLIRFAEHDEAARPLMRPIPGSLSFLQKIHAQYYTAIVTGTPQAVIEKTVRHHHLTPYFDDVYGGPQSKVEIVESLLAKHQLSRDESLFIGDGETDQDAAEVCGIPFVGFSGDYSSFSPQTASLVVHSLLELTPYITHADAEGK